From the genome of Oscillatoria sp. FACHB-1407, one region includes:
- the cbiQ gene encoding cobalt ECF transporter T component CbiQ: MRFELDEYAYLDSPLHRWEPRFKLIGLLVLIFAFASVKDLRLVPVVLAIAAVLYLLSKMPLSFLLSRLRYPGFFLLGVILLLPFFSGETVIWQWGALTLRQEGILAMLLVVGRFLAIITTALILMGTTPFLTFVKTMRSLGLPSLIADMTLLTYRYLYDIAANLSTMQQAMRLRGFGKSSRTKRLPFVPDLHELRLLASLAGTLLVRSYEQSERIYKAMRLRGYGSEKFKVHPVYASPTSSPATLNTWSGAGLVFTLLVATGLVVAEIL; encoded by the coding sequence ATGAGATTTGAATTAGATGAATATGCCTATTTGGATTCACCGTTGCACCGTTGGGAACCCCGATTTAAGCTGATTGGCTTGCTGGTGCTGATCTTCGCGTTTGCCTCCGTCAAGGATCTGCGGTTAGTGCCTGTGGTGTTAGCGATCGCCGCTGTTCTCTATCTCCTCTCCAAAATGCCACTCTCCTTTTTGTTGAGTCGGTTGCGCTATCCCGGTTTCTTTTTGCTGGGAGTGATTTTGCTGCTGCCGTTTTTCTCTGGGGAGACGGTGATCTGGCAATGGGGGGCGTTGACCCTGCGGCAGGAGGGCATTTTGGCAATGCTGCTGGTGGTTGGTCGGTTTCTGGCGATCATTACAACTGCGCTCATTTTGATGGGCACAACGCCTTTCCTGACGTTTGTCAAGACAATGCGATCGCTTGGTTTACCCAGTTTGATTGCTGACATGACACTGCTGACCTATCGCTATCTTTATGACATTGCTGCCAATCTCAGTACGATGCAGCAGGCTATGCGGCTGAGAGGATTTGGTAAGTCGTCTCGAACAAAACGTCTGCCCTTTGTGCCTGATTTGCATGAGTTGCGACTTCTGGCGTCGCTTGCCGGAACATTGCTCGTGCGGAGCTATGAGCAATCCGAAAGAATTTACAAAGCTATGCGACTGCGAGGGTATGGTAGCGAAAAATTTAAAGTTCACCCAGTTTATGCGAGTCCAACCTCATCCCCAGCAACCTTAAACACCTGGAGCGGGGCTGGTTTAGTGTTTACGCTCCTGGTCGCGACTGGTTTGGTCGTGGCAGAAATTCTTTAG
- the secE gene encoding preprotein translocase subunit SecE — translation MAKKDETETKTEAKEPKASQDAQPGFSVTTFLQGTKEELDKVVWPSRQQLISESFAVILMVTLSATLIYLVDKLFSWGATKVF, via the coding sequence GTGGCGAAGAAGGACGAAACAGAGACAAAGACAGAGGCTAAAGAGCCGAAAGCATCGCAAGATGCTCAGCCGGGATTTAGCGTCACGACCTTTCTGCAAGGCACAAAGGAAGAACTGGATAAGGTGGTCTGGCCCAGCCGTCAGCAACTGATCAGTGAATCTTTTGCGGTCATTCTCATGGTGACTCTCTCTGCAACCCTGATTTACTTAGTTGACAAGCTCTTCAGTTGGGGAGCTACAAAGGTGTTCTGA
- the map gene encoding type I methionyl aminopeptidase — protein sequence MNFLTSILSQPAPGPRIKKQRRGAEIKSPQEIEIMRQSARIVATVLKEISEMVQPGMTTADLDDYAEKRIREMGATPSFKGYHGFPASICASINNEVVHGIPNRKKVICRGDVLKVDTGAFYNGFHGDSCITIAVGEVTPAAAKLIQVAEEALYKGIEQVKAGNHLLDIAGAIQDHVEANGFKVVEDFTGHGVGRNLHEEPSVFNYRTHEMPNVKLKAGMTLAIEPILNVGSKFTRTLADRWTVVTVDRSLSAQFEHTVLVTDKGYEILTDRTQV from the coding sequence ATGAATTTTTTGACTAGCATCCTCTCGCAACCTGCCCCTGGACCTCGGATTAAAAAACAACGCCGGGGAGCTGAAATTAAATCACCTCAAGAGATTGAGATCATGCGGCAGTCTGCCCGAATTGTGGCAACGGTGCTCAAAGAGATTTCAGAGATGGTGCAACCGGGAATGACTACGGCTGATCTGGATGACTACGCCGAAAAGCGCATTCGCGAGATGGGTGCAACTCCCAGCTTCAAAGGCTATCACGGGTTCCCGGCATCAATCTGCGCCAGCATCAACAACGAAGTAGTGCATGGCATCCCCAATCGCAAAAAGGTGATTTGCCGGGGGGATGTCCTCAAGGTTGATACGGGTGCGTTTTACAACGGATTTCACGGTGACTCCTGCATCACGATCGCCGTAGGTGAAGTGACTCCCGCTGCGGCTAAGCTGATTCAAGTGGCAGAAGAAGCTCTCTACAAAGGGATCGAGCAAGTCAAAGCAGGCAATCACTTATTGGATATTGCAGGCGCGATTCAAGATCACGTCGAAGCAAATGGCTTTAAGGTCGTTGAAGATTTCACCGGACATGGTGTGGGTCGCAATTTGCATGAGGAACCGTCTGTGTTTAACTACCGCACGCATGAGATGCCCAATGTCAAACTCAAAGCGGGCATGACCCTGGCGATCGAACCCATTCTCAATGTAGGTTCAAAATTTACCCGCACCCTTGCCGATCGCTGGACAGTGGTTACAGTCGATCGCTCCCTCTCAGCGCAATTTGAACACACGGTGTTAGTAACTGACAAAGGCTACGAGATTTTGACCGATCGCACACAAGTTTAG
- a CDS encoding serine/threonine-protein kinase: protein MTPLLLNNRYQVIQTLGSGGFGTTFLAEDTQMPSRRRCVIKQLKPITNNPEVYKLVQERFQREAAILEELGDGNSQIPRLYAYFAEAGEFYLIQEWIEGVTLRDRIQTEGIVGEAQVKQILIDILPVLTYVHDKRIVHRDIKPDNIILRKRDGKPVLIDFGAVRETMGTVVNSQGQSASSIVIGTPGFMPSEQAAGRPMYSSDLYSLGLTMIYLLTGKFPQELDLDPQTGEVIWRQHAPTMSADLLAVLDKSIQYHPRDRYATAQDMLVALQGTAEVASSPIVDRHPLGSSVPPTVAAPTIAQAPGTQDLPATIINSPQPRPSQPNVVQGEFNQIPSGSISPSDTRQNLPDEVPGWNWGAFLLPGLWCINNQVWIGLLSWSGFVTGMLGWLAGGFVLGVKGNEWAWKSRRWRSLEDFKRNQRHWAIGGIVTWGSLVGLITAIAIFVPPAPESSSNDFPSGNGSNSPEEQSTGQTTNVFGTSESLSPPDTYIDGTWNLNYTLGDQSHQATLLMQGVTGTLTVKSTGPAGSTQTVQQTMQLWSAPSGLMVLGYNPTDSATQAAKTDYPADNFLFQPQADGSMVVKSCNDAGACGDVAAELLATP from the coding sequence ATGACACCCCTGCTTTTAAACAATCGCTATCAAGTTATCCAAACCCTGGGATCGGGCGGCTTCGGTACAACCTTTTTAGCCGAAGACACGCAAATGCCGTCTCGTCGTCGGTGTGTCATCAAGCAACTCAAACCCATCACCAACAACCCAGAGGTTTACAAACTAGTCCAAGAGCGATTTCAACGAGAAGCAGCCATTTTAGAGGAATTGGGGGATGGGAATAGCCAGATTCCCAGGTTGTATGCCTATTTTGCGGAAGCAGGCGAGTTTTACCTGATTCAAGAATGGATTGAAGGGGTCACCCTACGCGATCGCATTCAAACTGAGGGAATCGTCGGTGAGGCACAGGTCAAGCAGATTTTAATCGATATCTTGCCTGTCTTGACTTATGTTCATGACAAGCGCATCGTCCACCGTGACATAAAGCCAGACAATATTATTTTGCGAAAGCGGGACGGAAAACCCGTCCTAATTGACTTTGGTGCCGTTCGAGAAACGATGGGAACGGTGGTCAACTCCCAGGGGCAATCCGCAAGCTCAATTGTCATCGGGACACCGGGGTTCATGCCATCGGAACAGGCAGCAGGTCGCCCCATGTATTCCAGCGATCTCTACAGCCTGGGATTGACAATGATTTACCTGTTGACGGGCAAATTTCCCCAAGAGTTGGATCTCGACCCGCAAACCGGAGAGGTGATTTGGCGACAGCATGCCCCTACAATGAGTGCGGATCTACTGGCAGTGCTGGATAAATCCATTCAGTACCACCCGCGCGATCGCTATGCTACAGCTCAAGATATGCTGGTCGCGTTACAGGGAACGGCTGAAGTTGCCAGTTCTCCCATTGTCGATCGCCACCCCCTCGGTTCCTCAGTTCCGCCCACAGTAGCGGCTCCGACGATCGCCCAAGCTCCCGGTACTCAAGACTTGCCCGCAACGATCATCAACTCTCCTCAACCTCGACCCAGCCAGCCCAATGTCGTACAAGGCGAGTTTAATCAGATTCCGTCTGGAAGCATCAGCCCATCTGACACTCGTCAGAATTTACCAGACGAGGTACCGGGATGGAACTGGGGAGCATTTTTGCTGCCAGGATTGTGGTGCATTAACAATCAAGTTTGGATCGGTTTGCTTTCGTGGTCGGGGTTTGTCACTGGAATGCTAGGTTGGTTAGCGGGTGGATTTGTCCTGGGTGTCAAAGGTAATGAATGGGCATGGAAGAGCCGCCGTTGGCGCAGCCTTGAAGATTTTAAGCGCAATCAACGCCACTGGGCGATCGGGGGAATTGTCACCTGGGGCAGTTTGGTTGGATTAATTACGGCGATCGCTATTTTTGTGCCTCCCGCCCCTGAGTCATCCTCCAATGATTTTCCCTCCGGCAACGGCTCCAATAGTCCAGAAGAACAAAGCACTGGGCAAACGACCAACGTGTTTGGAACTTCTGAGTCACTCAGCCCACCAGACACTTATATTGATGGCACCTGGAATCTCAATTACACTCTGGGCGACCAATCTCATCAAGCGACATTGTTAATGCAGGGCGTCACTGGAACATTGACGGTGAAATCAACCGGACCTGCTGGATCAACACAAACCGTGCAACAAACCATGCAACTCTGGTCTGCCCCCAGTGGATTGATGGTGTTGGGATACAACCCCACCGATTCGGCAACTCAAGCTGCCAAAACAGACTATCCGGCTGATAACTTCCTATTTCAACCGCAAGCCGATGGTTCAATGGTCGTGAAAAGCTGCAATGATGCTGGTGCCTGTGGAGATGTCGCCGCAGAATTGCTCGCCACACCTTAA
- a CDS encoding energy-coupling factor ABC transporter ATP-binding protein — translation MTSIKPFSHVSNSLEQIQWAIAIQNLCFCYPNEPNVLQDINLHIRAGERIGVIGHNGCGKTTFFRLVCGVLKPISGEIVVFGEPILPGDFRPEIGLLFQDPDDQLFSASVRDDVAFGPQNMGLPPEEVDLRVQEAIALTGLQSLSHRPPHHLSGGEKQMVAIAGVLAMRPRIMLYDEPSANLDLRARRRLIRFLQRSQETLLISAHDLELILEVCDRVILMDEGRIVADGDPQHIMGNQELMERHGLEKPHSLMPHRDPHH, via the coding sequence ATGACTTCCATCAAACCCTTTTCTCACGTCAGTAATTCACTGGAGCAGATCCAATGGGCAATTGCAATCCAAAACTTATGTTTTTGCTATCCCAATGAACCCAACGTTTTGCAGGACATCAATTTGCACATCAGAGCCGGAGAACGCATTGGTGTGATTGGTCATAACGGTTGTGGTAAAACGACTTTTTTTAGATTGGTCTGTGGTGTTTTGAAACCCATCTCTGGCGAAATTGTGGTGTTTGGTGAGCCGATTCTGCCGGGAGATTTTCGCCCAGAAATTGGCTTACTGTTTCAAGATCCAGACGATCAGCTGTTTTCGGCTTCTGTGCGAGACGATGTAGCGTTTGGTCCTCAAAATATGGGGTTACCGCCGGAAGAAGTCGATCTGCGTGTTCAAGAAGCGATCGCCCTCACGGGGTTACAAAGCCTCTCTCATCGTCCACCTCATCACCTCTCTGGGGGTGAAAAACAGATGGTGGCGATCGCTGGAGTGTTAGCTATGCGTCCCCGGATCATGTTGTATGACGAACCGTCTGCCAATTTAGATTTGCGGGCTCGGCGTCGGTTAATTCGCTTTTTGCAGCGATCGCAAGAGACATTGCTCATCTCCGCTCATGATTTGGAGTTGATTTTAGAAGTGTGCGATCGCGTTATTTTGATGGATGAAGGGCGAATTGTGGCAGATGGTGATCCCCAACACATTATGGGTAATCAAGAATTGATGGAACGGCATGGGTTAGAAAAACCTCATTCCTTGATGCCGCATCGTGATCCTCACCATTAA
- a CDS encoding DUF4382 domain-containing protein produces the protein MKKHSLKLAALFLILPGLLQACAGSTPQATTPETEQTTSTSPEAEAAGETGTLQIRANGEDFVRQGFVSKDGWEISFEHLYVNLADLTAYQTDPPYDPQAGGDLQAKQQVTVEEVKTIDLAEGDENAEPLLVEEIEAPAGRYNALSWQMVNAPSGPASGYALVIQGVATKGGEMINFTLNVDEELAFSCGDFVGDERKGILEPGGTAELEATFHFDHLFGDGDAPPEDEINTGALGFQPLADLAEGGELTADTSDLEQNLSAEDYNTLIEILPSLGHVGEGHCEETRLAT, from the coding sequence ATGAAAAAGCACTCTTTGAAGCTGGCAGCGTTGTTTCTCATTCTGCCAGGCTTGCTTCAGGCTTGTGCGGGTAGTACTCCGCAAGCGACAACCCCCGAAACGGAACAGACAACATCAACATCCCCGGAGGCTGAAGCAGCAGGAGAAACAGGAACTCTACAAATTCGGGCTAATGGAGAAGACTTTGTTCGGCAAGGCTTTGTGTCCAAGGATGGTTGGGAGATTAGCTTTGAACATCTTTATGTGAATCTGGCTGATTTAACGGCTTATCAAACTGATCCGCCTTACGACCCGCAAGCGGGTGGTGACCTGCAAGCCAAGCAGCAGGTCACGGTTGAGGAGGTGAAAACAATTGACCTGGCAGAGGGAGATGAAAACGCAGAGCCATTGCTGGTGGAAGAGATAGAAGCCCCAGCAGGTCGCTATAATGCTCTTTCCTGGCAGATGGTGAATGCACCCAGTGGTCCAGCAAGTGGTTATGCGCTGGTGATTCAGGGAGTTGCAACCAAGGGCGGCGAAATGATTAACTTCACGCTGAATGTAGACGAAGAGCTAGCGTTTAGCTGTGGTGACTTTGTCGGTGACGAACGCAAGGGCATTTTAGAACCAGGTGGAACGGCTGAATTAGAGGCAACGTTCCACTTTGATCATTTATTTGGAGATGGGGATGCCCCTCCTGAGGACGAGATTAATACGGGTGCTTTAGGCTTTCAGCCGTTAGCCGATCTGGCTGAAGGGGGCGAACTCACAGCGGATACGTCTGACCTGGAACAGAATCTTTCGGCAGAGGACTACAACACATTGATCGAAATTTTGCCGAGCCTGGGTCATGTTGGGGAAGGGCATTGCGAGGAGACACGGTTAGCGACATGA
- the nusG gene encoding transcription termination/antitermination protein NusG, with product MMIASDESDNVMSPDEDNEENLHQASRWYAVQVASGCENRVKLNLEQRIETLDVANRILQIEIPQTPILKPQKGTKPKEGSEKVFPGYVLVRMVMDDDTWQVVKNTPNVINFVGAEQKRRYGRGRGHVKPMPLSASEVERIFKQAQEQKPIIKIDMAAGDKILVLSGPFKDFEGEVIEVSPERSKLKALLSIFGRDTPVELEFNQVQKQS from the coding sequence CTGATGATTGCCTCAGACGAATCCGACAATGTAATGTCCCCTGATGAAGATAACGAAGAGAATCTCCATCAGGCTTCTCGCTGGTATGCGGTTCAAGTTGCATCGGGTTGTGAAAATCGGGTCAAGCTAAACCTTGAACAGCGAATTGAAACGCTCGACGTGGCAAACCGGATTTTGCAGATCGAAATCCCCCAAACCCCTATTCTGAAACCCCAAAAGGGTACGAAGCCTAAGGAAGGTAGCGAAAAAGTCTTTCCTGGCTATGTTTTAGTGCGGATGGTGATGGATGATGACACCTGGCAGGTGGTCAAAAATACTCCCAACGTCATTAACTTTGTAGGAGCCGAGCAAAAACGGCGGTATGGACGGGGTCGAGGGCATGTTAAGCCTATGCCTCTTTCTGCATCTGAGGTGGAGCGTATCTTCAAACAAGCACAGGAACAGAAGCCAATCATCAAAATCGATATGGCGGCTGGTGACAAAATTTTGGTGCTCTCTGGTCCTTTCAAAGATTTTGAAGGCGAGGTCATTGAGGTCAGCCCAGAACGTAGCAAGTTGAAGGCGTTGCTCTCTATCTTCGGGCGCGATACTCCAGTTGAGCTGGAATTTAATCAGGTTCAAAAGCAGAGTTAG
- the rplJ gene encoding 50S ribosomal protein L10 — translation MGRTLENKQDIVAELKESLSQAQLAIVIDYKGLSVAEITDLRKRLRPTGTECKVTKNTLMRLASDSDSKWQPIREFCKESSAFLLVKDDVAGAIKAYQDFQRASKKTAIRGGVMEGRALSEADVKAIGDLPSKEQLMGQVAGAINGVATKLAVGIKEVPGSLARALQAIADKDKEAA, via the coding sequence ATGGGAAGAACACTTGAAAATAAGCAGGACATTGTTGCTGAGCTAAAAGAAAGCTTGAGCCAAGCCCAGCTTGCCATTGTGATCGACTACAAAGGTCTGTCCGTTGCGGAAATTACGGATCTGCGTAAGCGGCTGCGTCCGACAGGTACTGAGTGTAAGGTCACTAAGAACACGTTGATGCGTCTTGCGTCAGACAGTGATTCTAAGTGGCAACCGATTAGAGAATTCTGCAAAGAGTCCTCTGCGTTTTTGCTTGTCAAGGATGATGTGGCTGGAGCGATCAAAGCCTATCAAGACTTTCAGAGAGCGTCTAAAAAGACCGCGATTCGCGGTGGCGTGATGGAAGGTCGGGCTTTGAGCGAAGCCGATGTGAAGGCAATCGGTGACTTGCCCTCGAAAGAGCAACTCATGGGTCAAGTGGCTGGTGCTATCAATGGTGTGGCAACCAAATTGGCTGTGGGTATTAAGGAAGTGCCCGGATCGTTGGCGCGTGCTCTACAGGCGATCGCTGACAAAGATAAAGAAGCCGCATAG
- the rplK gene encoding 50S ribosomal protein L11 → MAKKVVAIIKLAITAGKANPAPPIGPALGQHGVNIMMFCKEYNARTADQAGLVIPVEISVYEDRSFTFVLKTPPASVLIKKAAGIESGSGEPNKKKVGSISRTQLREIAQTKLPDLNANDVEAAMKIVEGTARNMGVTITG, encoded by the coding sequence ATGGCAAAGAAAGTTGTTGCGATTATTAAGTTAGCGATTACGGCTGGGAAGGCAAACCCGGCTCCTCCGATTGGTCCTGCTTTGGGTCAACACGGGGTCAACATCATGATGTTTTGCAAGGAATATAACGCTAGAACGGCTGATCAAGCGGGTCTAGTCATCCCAGTTGAAATCTCAGTGTATGAAGACCGGAGCTTTACGTTTGTACTGAAGACTCCTCCTGCCTCTGTCTTGATTAAGAAGGCAGCCGGGATTGAGTCTGGTTCGGGAGAGCCTAACAAGAAGAAAGTTGGTTCCATTAGCAGAACCCAATTGCGCGAGATTGCTCAAACCAAACTGCCTGACCTTAACGCTAATGACGTTGAGGCAGCAATGAAGATCGTTGAGGGCACTGCCCGTAACATGGGTGTTACAATTACAGGCTGA
- the rplL gene encoding 50S ribosomal protein L7/L12 produces MSATTDEILEKLKSLTLLEAAELVKQIEEAFGVSAAAPVGGFAMAAPVGGAAAPAEEVEEQTEFDVILEEVPADKKIAVLKAVRELTGLGLKEAKDLVESTPKPVKEGVAKEAAEEAKKALEGAGGKVAIK; encoded by the coding sequence ATGTCTGCTACAACTGATGAAATTTTGGAGAAACTTAAGTCGCTGACTTTGTTAGAAGCGGCTGAGTTAGTCAAACAAATTGAAGAAGCCTTTGGCGTTTCTGCGGCTGCTCCAGTAGGTGGTTTCGCAATGGCTGCTCCCGTTGGTGGTGCGGCTGCTCCCGCTGAGGAAGTGGAAGAACAGACTGAATTTGATGTCATTCTGGAAGAAGTCCCTGCCGACAAGAAGATTGCGGTATTGAAGGCAGTCCGCGAATTGACTGGTCTGGGTCTGAAAGAAGCCAAAGATTTGGTGGAATCTACTCCCAAGCCTGTTAAAGAAGGCGTCGCTAAAGAAGCTGCTGAGGAAGCCAAGAAAGCACTCGAAGGTGCAGGCGGCAAAGTCGCTATTAAATAG
- a CDS encoding carboxypeptidase-like regulatory domain-containing protein — protein sequence MKRTFVIPLALISVVGWQVKAIAHGVGITYEAAQAIALQANYDSGEPMAEAQVSVYSPDDPSTPWLKGTADESGRFVFVPDSSIPGNWEVQVRQAGHGEILIIPIGGESGVLGDTTTNGESNSQIASGIGDNLSLPQKGLMAASVIWGFVGTALFFIARKK from the coding sequence ATGAAACGAACGTTTGTGATTCCTCTAGCCCTGATTTCGGTTGTAGGTTGGCAGGTGAAGGCGATCGCCCATGGAGTTGGCATTACCTATGAGGCGGCTCAAGCGATCGCCCTTCAGGCTAACTACGATAGTGGCGAACCGATGGCAGAGGCTCAAGTGTCTGTGTATTCTCCAGACGATCCATCTACCCCCTGGCTGAAAGGGACTGCCGATGAATCGGGTCGCTTTGTATTTGTACCTGACTCCTCGATCCCTGGAAATTGGGAAGTACAGGTCAGGCAGGCGGGACATGGCGAGATCTTGATTATTCCCATCGGTGGGGAATCAGGAGTGTTGGGCGACACGACAACAAATGGCGAGTCAAACAGCCAGATTGCATCCGGCATCGGCGACAACCTCTCGCTGCCCCAGAAGGGGCTCATGGCAGCTTCCGTGATTTGGGGGTTTGTTGGCACAGCTTTGTTCTTTATCGCCAGGAAAAAATAG
- the rplS gene encoding 50S ribosomal protein L19: MNAQEIIRSIEAEQLKDNLPIIHVGDTVKVGVVIQEGGKERVQPYEGTVIAKRNGGINETITVRRIFQGVGVERVFLLHSPRVASIQIIRRGMARRAKLYYLRDRVGKATRLKQRFDRAL, encoded by the coding sequence ATGAACGCTCAAGAAATTATCCGCTCCATTGAAGCGGAGCAACTGAAAGATAATCTGCCCATCATTCACGTCGGTGACACCGTCAAAGTTGGCGTTGTCATTCAAGAAGGTGGCAAAGAACGGGTACAGCCCTATGAAGGTACAGTCATTGCAAAGCGCAATGGTGGTATCAACGAAACGATTACTGTCCGGCGGATTTTTCAAGGCGTTGGGGTTGAGCGGGTATTCCTGCTTCATTCACCTCGTGTCGCCAGCATCCAGATTATTCGTCGAGGTATGGCACGTCGAGCGAAGCTCTACTACCTCCGCGATCGCGTTGGTAAAGCAACTCGCTTGAAACAACGGTTCGATCGCGCCTTATAA
- the rplA gene encoding 50S ribosomal protein L1, whose translation MTKKVSRRLQELQKKVEERAYEPLEALQLLKETATAKFPESAEAHIRLGIDPKYTDQQLRTTVALPKGTGQVIRVAVIARGEKVTEATNSGADISGSEELIDEIQKGMMDFDVLVATPDMMPQVAKLGRLLGPRGLMPSPKGGTVTFDIAQAISEFKAGKLEFRADRSGIVHVMFGKATFTPEDLLVNLKALQETIDRNRPSGAKGRYWRTVYVSATMGPSIQVDINSLRDLKLSDAA comes from the coding sequence ATGACCAAGAAAGTATCACGTCGCTTGCAAGAGCTACAGAAAAAAGTGGAAGAGCGGGCATATGAACCGTTAGAGGCCTTGCAACTCCTGAAGGAAACTGCCACTGCAAAGTTTCCCGAATCAGCCGAAGCTCATATTCGTTTGGGAATTGATCCCAAGTACACAGACCAACAGTTGCGGACAACCGTTGCCCTGCCCAAGGGAACCGGGCAAGTCATCCGAGTAGCGGTGATTGCGCGAGGTGAAAAAGTCACCGAAGCGACTAACTCTGGAGCAGACATTTCCGGCTCTGAAGAACTGATTGACGAAATCCAAAAGGGCATGATGGATTTTGATGTCCTGGTTGCTACTCCTGACATGATGCCTCAGGTTGCGAAGCTGGGTCGTTTGCTTGGTCCTCGTGGTTTGATGCCATCTCCCAAAGGCGGCACTGTAACCTTCGATATTGCTCAAGCCATTTCTGAATTCAAAGCTGGTAAATTGGAATTCCGTGCCGATCGCTCTGGTATCGTCCACGTTATGTTTGGCAAAGCAACCTTCACTCCTGAAGACCTGCTGGTGAATCTGAAAGCTTTGCAGGAAACGATCGATCGCAACCGCCCCTCTGGAGCGAAGGGGCGTTACTGGCGAACCGTTTATGTATCTGCTACGATGGGACCTTCCATTCAAGTTGATATCAACTCACTCCGCGACTTGAAATTGAGTGATGCAGCTTAG
- the cbiM gene encoding cobalt transporter CbiM: MHIPDGILPASVCIAGYAIAAPVAWYSLRQINRLKDPTEELPKASLLTAAFFIASSINIPVPPSSVHLVLNGLLGCVLGYFAFPAILVGLFFQAIMFGHGGLTTLGVDAVMMGIPALAAYHIFQVRHAFRQKLGKKLATNVFAFLAGALGLGLSAVIFFFLVVTNIPSGFDAQTEQAAVYGLTLAHLPLMLIEGTFTLLLVLFLQRVKPELIERRG; encoded by the coding sequence ATGCACATTCCCGATGGTATTCTCCCAGCTTCAGTGTGCATTGCGGGGTATGCGATCGCCGCTCCTGTGGCGTGGTATTCACTGCGCCAGATCAATCGGCTGAAAGACCCAACTGAAGAACTACCCAAAGCTTCCTTGCTGACGGCTGCCTTCTTTATTGCGTCTTCGATTAACATTCCTGTCCCGCCTTCCAGTGTTCATCTCGTGCTGAATGGGTTGCTGGGCTGTGTGTTGGGTTATTTTGCCTTTCCTGCCATTCTGGTGGGTTTGTTTTTTCAAGCGATTATGTTTGGGCATGGTGGATTGACAACCCTGGGGGTAGATGCGGTAATGATGGGCATTCCAGCCTTAGCGGCGTATCACATCTTTCAAGTGCGTCATGCCTTCAGGCAAAAGTTGGGTAAGAAATTAGCAACTAACGTATTTGCATTTCTTGCTGGGGCACTGGGTTTAGGACTTTCAGCCGTAATTTTCTTTTTCCTGGTGGTTACTAACATTCCGTCTGGATTTGACGCTCAAACGGAACAAGCAGCGGTTTATGGGCTGACGCTGGCTCACCTGCCACTGATGCTGATTGAGGGCACTTTTACGCTGCTATTAGTCCTGTTTTTGCAACGGGTGAAACCAGAACTAATCGAGCGGCGAGGGTAA
- a CDS encoding cupredoxin domain-containing protein codes for MLWQRLQRGFGWLLNLVICLNVVLALGSLPHLSDMAIALPANQGMVTELHVQLGTPEGELKYVPDHFDVEAGRRYKLVLENPSPQKHYFTAKDFADGIWTQKVEAGNVEIKGAIHELELKPGAIAEWFFTPLKVGTYELHCPIAGHTEAGMTGELVIRP; via the coding sequence ATGCTGTGGCAGAGATTGCAGAGGGGATTTGGCTGGTTGCTCAACTTAGTCATCTGTTTGAATGTGGTGCTTGCGCTGGGTTCGTTACCGCATCTCAGCGATATGGCGATCGCCCTACCCGCCAATCAGGGCATGGTCACCGAGTTGCATGTGCAGTTGGGCACTCCCGAAGGGGAATTGAAGTACGTCCCCGATCACTTTGATGTAGAAGCAGGCAGACGCTACAAGCTGGTGTTAGAAAACCCCAGTCCCCAAAAGCACTACTTCACCGCCAAAGATTTTGCCGATGGCATCTGGACGCAAAAAGTTGAAGCCGGAAACGTCGAAATCAAAGGAGCGATTCACGAACTGGAGCTAAAACCAGGGGCGATCGCCGAATGGTTCTTTACCCCGTTAAAGGTTGGCACCTATGAACTTCACTGCCCAATCGCAGGACACACTGAAGCAGGCATGACAGGAGAATTGGTCATCCGTCCTTAG